The Subtercola sp. PAMC28395 genome segment CCCGGCGGTTGTCGTGTCGACCACCGAGCCGAGCGCACTGATCCTGGGCCCGCGCCCGGCGGTCAGAGTGACCCAGACGATGAGCATGACCCATGACAATGCGAGTGCCGTGAGCGTCAGCACGATCGTCGGGCCGATCTGCTCGAAGATCACCGCTGAGACGGGCTTGTACTGCTGGTACGAGATGCCGAGATTTCCGACGACCAGGCCGCGCATGTAGTCGAGATACTGCACCAGAAGGGGGTGCAACAGCCCGTACTGCTCATTGATCTGCTGCAGCTCTTCGGGTGTTCTCTGGATCGCCTGCCCTGCGCGAATGTTCAGGATGACCGTGGCGCGGTCACCCGGCAGTGATACTTGCGCGAAGAAGGCGACGGTGGCGGCGCCGAAGAGCACGATTGCCGCGCCGATCAGTTTGCCCCCGATGAATCGCAGCCGGGTGCCGAGGAGGGTGCGCCGCTCTGGTTCGAACACGGAGGTGCCCGAACCAGAGTCGATGACGCTACTTGACGAAGTACGCGTCATAGAAGATCGGCCCTCCCTGCGCATTCTCCTGCCAGACGTCCTTGAGAGACGGAGACACAGCCAGGGTGCTCAGTCGGTCGTAGAGGCCGATCGAGAGCGCGTGGT includes the following:
- a CDS encoding ABC transporter permease codes for the protein MTRTSSSSVIDSGSGTSVFEPERRTLLGTRLRFIGGKLIGAAIVLFGAATVAFFAQVSLPGDRATVILNIRAGQAIQRTPEELQQINEQYGLLHPLLVQYLDYMRGLVVGNLGISYQQYKPVSAVIFEQIGPTIVLTLTALALSWVMLIVWVTLTAGRGPRISALGSVVDTTTAGLPAYWLGIILLLVFSVGLGWFPVIGGTNPNGLFLPALTLAIPLAGFMGQATRTEFERTLQQPFIITARMRGMGDWGVRLHHVLRHSSLAAVTLTGWALGATISGAVIVETVFTRAGIGKVLVSAVNAQDLPVVTGIVVLIAALYVVANLLVDVAYSLIDPRLAKS